From a region of the Sagittula sp. P11 genome:
- a CDS encoding TRAP transporter small permease: MDRLRKPIGWLGARAENFLALILGALFVSFLIQIVFRYLLNLPLGWTVEFVSIAWLWGILFGYAFVVRESEVIRLDILYNLLPRGGRRAMDVVTGAICAGIFIWTLPYVWDYVTFMAIEKTAYMKIPFDWVFAIYMPFALSVILRCFISIWRGISGSGPAFDTTQSAGTHEYD; the protein is encoded by the coding sequence ATGGACCGTCTGCGAAAACCAATCGGATGGCTCGGTGCGCGAGCCGAGAACTTTCTCGCGCTGATCCTCGGCGCACTCTTCGTCAGCTTCCTGATCCAGATCGTGTTCCGCTACCTGCTGAACCTCCCGCTTGGCTGGACGGTGGAGTTCGTGTCGATCGCGTGGCTGTGGGGCATCCTGTTCGGATACGCCTTTGTCGTGCGCGAATCCGAGGTGATCCGGCTGGACATTCTCTACAACCTTTTGCCGCGCGGCGGACGGCGGGCGATGGATGTCGTGACGGGGGCCATCTGCGCGGGCATCTTCATCTGGACGCTGCCTTACGTGTGGGACTACGTCACCTTCATGGCGATCGAGAAGACCGCCTACATGAAGATTCCCTTCGACTGGGTCTTCGCGATCTACATGCCCTTCGCGCTCTCCGTGATCCTGCGCTGCTTCATCAGCATCTGGCGCGGCATTTCCGGTTCCGGGCCGGCGTTCGACACAACCCAATCGGCCGGAACCCACGAGTATGACTGA